The Flavobacterium galactosidilyticum nucleotide sequence AATTCATGTTGTAAATATCAATTGTGAAGTAGTATATATGTTCAGTATAATTCAAGCTTGCAATTTACCACTCCTACATTATAATTCATAATTTATAAACTACAAATTATTTCAATTTATCATTGTTTTTGTGACGATCTTTATCTCTAATTGACTTTAAATTCATCTTTTTATCAAAAGCAGCTTGTAAATCAATTCCAGTTTGATTTGCTAAACACAAAACCACAAACACCACATCGGCTAATTCCTCACCCAGGTCTTTATTTTTATCGCTTTCTTTCTCGGATTGTTCCCCGTAACGTCGCGCGATGATACGGGCTACTTCACCTACTTCCTCAGTCAGTTGCGCCATATTGGTCAATTCGTTGAAATAACGAACACCGTGTTCTTTAATCCAGTTATCTACTTCTAGTTGGGAATTTTTCAGATTCATATTTGGTTTTAATTATTTTATGAAGAATTGCAAAGGTAGCAGAAAGATTCCTTTTAAATCTTTTCAAAAATTCAACTTGTACATTTAGACAACTATTCTAGCTGTAAATGGTGATTATAAAGTCTTTGAAATAAAACGAAAATTTATCTTAACACATTGAAAATAAAACGCTCAAAATTTCTTTCCTTTATGAACCAATTAAATTATGACATTATACAATTCTTCTGATTCGAAAGGTTTGGATAGATACTTATTTAATCCTGTAGAAGAACAAGCTTCTACAACTGAGCCAGTCACTACTGCACTTAATGCAATAATTGGGATGTTTCTTTTAGTCTGATCTTCCAAATTACGAATGATGGAAGTAGCCTCATAGCCATTCATTATCGGCATCATTATATCCATCAAAATAACATCAAAATCTCCATTAATAACTGCCTCAACTGCTAAGCTCCCATTGCCTACAGTGACACATTCAAAATTAAATTTTGAAAGCACTTTTTCTACTAAAATTTGATTAATACGATTATCTTCGGCTAAAAGAACTTTTATTCTTTGGCCAGTATCAGTAGGGAGAACTGACTTACAGTTATTTTCAATTGCTTTTACATTAACTCCATTGGGAGTTCCTTTAACAAAGGGTAAGTTTACTGTAAATTTAGTACCCACATTTAGCTTACTTTTGACCTGAATATCACCATTCATGATACTGATAATTTTCTTAATGATAGTGAGTCCTAATCCCGTTCCATCATATTTCCTAGTCGTATCATTGCTGACTTGAATAAATGGCTCAAAAATAGCTTTGATCTTATCCGGAGGAATTCCAATTCCGGAATCTTTTACTGATACTGCAATATAATAAATCCCTTCCTTTTCTTTCTTAACCTTAATTTTTAATCGGATTTTTCCTTTTTCAGGAGTGAATTTTATGGAATTACTTATTAGATTAAACAATATTTGGGAGACTCGAATGGAATCACCATTAAGTATTGCCGGGACTTTTTTATCGATTGAAATTTTAAAATCAATTTCTTTTCCTTGTATCTTGCTCGAAAAAGTGTCGTAAATAAGCTGGGTGACTTTTGATAAATCGAAGGGTTTTTCATAGAGAGTAATTTGTCCCGACTCAATTTTTGCCAAATCCAAAATATCGTTGATAATCACCAGTAAAATATCTCCAGATATCTTTATATAATCCAATTGTTTTTTACTCTCTGCATCTAAAGAAGAATTCCCTAGCAACAAATCCGTAAATCCCAAAATGCCGTTAAGTGGCGTGCGAATTTCATGGCTCATGCTAGACAAGAATTGGTCTCTTG carries:
- a CDS encoding nucleotide pyrophosphohydrolase; protein product: MNLKNSQLEVDNWIKEHGVRYFNELTNMAQLTEEVGEVARIIARRYGEQSEKESDKNKDLGEELADVVFVVLCLANQTGIDLQAAFDKKMNLKSIRDKDRHKNNDKLK
- a CDS encoding ATP-binding protein, encoding MGFNTYIEELKAVMVSKKSLETINKKLVEEKERSEQLAMARDQFLSSMSHEIRTPLNGILGFTDLLLGNSSLDAESKKQLDYIKISGDILLVIINDILDLAKIESGQITLYEKPFDLSKVTQLIYDTFSSKIQGKEIDFKISIDKKVPAILNGDSIRVSQILFNLISNSIKFTPEKGKIRLKIKVKKEKEGIYYIAVSVKDSGIGIPPDKIKAIFEPFIQVSNDTTRKYDGTGLGLTIIKKIISIMNGDIQVKSKLNVGTKFTVNLPFVKGTPNGVNVKAIENNCKSVLPTDTGQRIKVLLAEDNRINQILVEKVLSKFNFECVTVGNGSLAVEAVINGDFDVILMDIMMPIMNGYEATSIIRNLEDQTKRNIPIIALSAVVTGSVVEACSSTGLNKYLSKPFESEELYNVII